In the Victivallis sp. Marseille-Q1083 genome, one interval contains:
- the dinB gene encoding DNA polymerase IV yields the protein MENRKIIHIDMDAFYASIEQRDHPEWRGKPLIIGGSPEERGVVSTCSYEARVFGIHSAMPTKTAVRLCPDGIFQPVDMPKYKRVSGRIQDILHRFSDRVEPVSIDEAYLDVTENAQKQPSATLVARAIQRAIYEETMLTASAGVSYNKFLAKIASDLHKPCGLTVITPKNATRFLEQLPIEKFHGIGRATAGRLKGMGVKCGGDLKKFEREALIGLFGKNGSYYYDIVRGIDLRPVETEYERKSYGREITFPHDLDNLDEIVEHVRRLSGRVAQLLAREGLAGRTVTLKVRYENFQTVTRSMSVTVPVGEGRVIAAIAEALLKRTEAGARQVRLLGVTMSNFPTGAEQNAPIQLEFDFDAAGS from the coding sequence TTGGAAAATCGAAAAATCATTCATATCGACATGGACGCCTTCTACGCCTCCATCGAACAGCGCGATCATCCAGAGTGGCGCGGCAAACCGCTGATCATCGGCGGCTCCCCGGAGGAGCGCGGCGTGGTCAGCACCTGTTCGTACGAAGCGCGGGTGTTCGGCATTCATTCGGCGATGCCGACCAAAACGGCGGTGCGGCTCTGCCCTGACGGCATCTTTCAGCCGGTCGACATGCCCAAATACAAACGAGTTTCCGGCCGCATCCAGGACATTCTGCACCGCTTTTCCGACCGGGTCGAACCGGTATCGATCGACGAAGCCTACCTGGATGTCACCGAAAACGCCCAGAAACAGCCGTCGGCCACGCTGGTCGCCCGGGCCATCCAGCGCGCCATCTATGAGGAGACCATGCTGACCGCTTCGGCCGGCGTATCGTACAATAAATTCCTGGCCAAAATCGCTTCCGACCTGCACAAACCCTGCGGTCTGACCGTAATCACGCCGAAGAACGCGACACGCTTTCTCGAACAGTTGCCGATCGAGAAATTTCACGGCATCGGCCGGGCCACCGCCGGCCGGTTGAAGGGCATGGGGGTCAAATGCGGCGGCGATCTGAAAAAGTTCGAACGGGAAGCGCTGATCGGACTGTTCGGCAAAAACGGCTCCTACTATTACGATATCGTCCGCGGCATCGACCTGCGGCCGGTGGAAACGGAATACGAACGCAAATCCTACGGCCGGGAAATCACTTTCCCGCACGATCTGGACAATCTGGATGAGATCGTCGAACATGTCCGGCGGCTGTCCGGCCGGGTGGCCCAACTGCTGGCGCGGGAGGGATTGGCCGGCCGGACCGTGACCTTGAAAGTGCGGTATGAAAATTTTCAGACGGTGACCCGCAGCATGTCGGTAACCGTGCCGGTCGGCGAAGGCCGAGTCATCGCCGCGATCGCCGAAGCGCTGCTGAAACGAACCGAGGCCGGCGCCCGGCAGGTGCGGCTGCTCGGAGTCACCATGTCGAATTTCCCGACCGGAGCGGAACAGAATGCGCCGATTCAACTGGAGTTCGATTTCGACGCCGCCGGCAGCTGA
- a CDS encoding ABC transporter permease, with translation MKKLKRIVDYTGENVYDRVASGRDMIAFLGELAAVFALTLRHPRKMRWREVWYYMSLCGSQSLPIVLLICYLMGLVLGFQAAVQMRQFGTEIYVADLVGFSILKELGPLMVAMIATGRAGSAFAAEIGTMKVNEEVSAMQTMGIAPARFLVVPKLLAMLLVLPILTVFGDIAGLLGGLTVGATMLKLPLVTYLDRTQEVLTIPVLLLGVMKSFFFAALIALVGCWHGFQAENDAQGVGRAATEAVVSSIFMVVIADAVLTIIYSFWGY, from the coding sequence ATGAAGAAACTGAAGCGAATCGTCGATTATACCGGTGAAAATGTTTACGACCGGGTTGCCAGCGGCCGCGATATGATTGCCTTTCTGGGCGAGTTGGCCGCGGTTTTCGCGCTGACGCTCCGGCATCCGCGGAAAATGCGGTGGCGGGAAGTCTGGTACTACATGAGTTTGTGCGGCAGCCAGTCGCTGCCGATCGTTTTGCTGATCTGTTATCTGATGGGGTTGGTGCTGGGATTTCAGGCCGCCGTCCAGATGCGGCAGTTCGGCACCGAAATTTACGTCGCCGACCTGGTCGGTTTTTCCATCCTGAAGGAATTGGGGCCGTTGATGGTGGCGATGATTGCCACCGGCCGGGCCGGCAGCGCTTTTGCCGCTGAAATCGGCACGATGAAGGTCAATGAAGAGGTCAGCGCCATGCAGACGATGGGCATCGCGCCAGCCCGCTTTCTGGTGGTGCCCAAATTGCTCGCCATGCTGCTGGTATTGCCGATTTTGACGGTATTCGGCGACATTGCCGGTCTGCTCGGCGGTTTGACCGTCGGCGCGACGATGCTGAAGCTGCCGCTGGTCACCTATCTGGACCGGACCCAGGAGGTGCTGACCATTCCGGTGCTGCTGCTGGGGGTGATGAAGAGTTTTTTCTTTGCCGCTTTGATTGCGCTGGTCGGCTGTTGGCACGGTTTTCAGGCGGAAAACGATGCGCAGGGCGTCGGCCGGGCGGCGACCGAAGCGGTGGTGAGTTCAATTTTCATGGTGGTGATCGCCGATGCGGTGCTGACGATCATCTATTCGTTCTGGGGGTATTGA
- the dut gene encoding dUTP diphosphatase, producing the protein MFDGCDDLLPAKAHHDDAAYDLRSRVDMVLPVGNSTLVPTGIFLELPYGFEAQIRPRSGLALKHNLMLTNSPGTIDAGYRGEIGIIMFNPGPEAFPIKRGDRIAQMVISRLPEVTLQPVAALSATERGAGGFGSTGKK; encoded by the coding sequence ATGTTCGACGGCTGCGACGATTTGCTGCCGGCCAAAGCCCACCACGACGATGCCGCCTACGATTTACGTTCCCGGGTGGATATGGTTCTGCCGGTGGGAAACAGCACCTTGGTGCCGACCGGAATTTTTCTGGAGTTGCCGTACGGCTTCGAAGCGCAGATCCGGCCGCGCAGCGGTTTGGCTTTGAAGCACAATCTGATGCTGACCAATTCTCCGGGCACCATTGATGCCGGCTATCGCGGCGAAATCGGCATCATCATGTTCAATCCCGGCCCGGAAGCGTTTCCGATCAAACGCGGCGACCGGATTGCGCAGATGGTGATCAGCCGTCTGCCGGAAGTGACGCTGCAGCCGGTTGCGGCACTGTCGGCAACCGAACGCGGCGCCGGCGGATTCGGCAGCACCGGGAAAAAATAA
- a CDS encoding lipopolysaccharide assembly protein LapB yields the protein MGYFFAWIVVIVTAYLAVDAVSSIDKYGIFAIFIGLFWAGICGVIFAILFSGRMGSIFGGAIFHPTRYLKKRPDIFSPIQGLMAAGHWREAEEALQNIFERDPVSPPANLLWAEIAIAQDRHDELLDRLESYFHAAEPLPSEERMQLLLHYCDYAIPAGRRAAAVSRLSEELKRVNWPSAERQLLTDRLQAIARQK from the coding sequence ATGGGATATTTTTTTGCCTGGATCGTGGTGATCGTCACCGCCTATCTGGCGGTCGATGCCGTCAGTTCCATCGACAAATATGGAATTTTTGCAATTTTCATCGGCTTGTTCTGGGCCGGGATTTGCGGTGTGATTTTTGCGATATTATTTTCCGGCAGAATGGGTTCCATATTCGGCGGCGCCATTTTTCATCCGACCCGCTATTTGAAAAAGCGGCCGGATATTTTTTCGCCGATTCAGGGTCTGATGGCGGCCGGACACTGGCGGGAGGCCGAAGAAGCACTGCAGAATATATTCGAGCGGGACCCCGTTTCGCCGCCGGCCAATTTATTGTGGGCGGAAATCGCCATCGCGCAGGACCGCCACGATGAATTGCTCGACCGGCTTGAGTCCTATTTCCATGCCGCCGAACCGCTGCCCTCCGAGGAACGAATGCAGTTGCTGCTGCATTACTGCGATTACGCAATACCGGCCGGCCGGCGCGCCGCGGCGGTTTCCCGCCTGTCCGAAGAGTTGAAACGGGTGAATTGGCCGTCGGCCGAACGGCAGTTGCTGACCGACCGCCTGCAGGCAATCGCCCGGCAAAAGTAA
- a CDS encoding ATP-binding cassette domain-containing protein gives MKKAENPVVEVKNLTVGYNNRPVLENLNFSVNRGEIFAIMGGSGCGKSTLLKHMIGLYTPIKGDIKIFGESIVKAGEQRKRQLMRRFGVTYQGGALFGSMTVAENIALPLEEFTDLSRKEIHEVVQEKLRWVDLAQFGNYQPAELSGGMCKRAGLARALALDPQLLFFDEPSAGLDPITSAELDRLILRLRRDLGSTMVIVTHELDSVFAIADRIIMLDKKTRSIVDSGAPRELERHSSNPWVRQFLSRDGLKRDLN, from the coding sequence TTGAAGAAAGCGGAAAATCCGGTGGTGGAAGTCAAAAACCTGACGGTCGGCTACAACAACCGCCCGGTGTTGGAAAATTTAAATTTTTCGGTCAACCGGGGGGAAATTTTCGCCATCATGGGCGGTTCCGGCTGCGGTAAAAGCACATTGCTGAAGCATATGATCGGTTTGTATACGCCGATCAAAGGCGATATCAAGATTTTCGGCGAAAGCATCGTCAAAGCCGGTGAGCAGCGTAAGCGGCAGTTGATGCGGCGGTTCGGCGTGACTTACCAGGGCGGCGCGCTGTTCGGGTCGATGACGGTGGCGGAAAACATTGCGCTGCCGCTGGAGGAGTTCACCGACTTGAGCCGGAAGGAGATTCACGAGGTGGTGCAGGAAAAATTGCGCTGGGTTGACCTCGCGCAGTTCGGCAATTACCAGCCGGCGGAGCTGTCCGGCGGCATGTGCAAGCGCGCCGGTCTGGCGCGGGCGCTGGCGCTGGACCCGCAACTGTTGTTTTTCGATGAACCGTCGGCCGGACTCGATCCGATCACGTCGGCGGAGCTGGACCGCTTGATTTTGCGTCTCCGGCGTGATCTGGGCAGCACGATGGTCATCGTCACCCATGAATTGGACAGTGTGTTTGCGATTGCCGACCGGATTATCATGCTGGACAAGAAAACCCGCTCGATCGTCGACAGCGGGGCGCCCCGGGAGCTGGAACGGCATTCGTCCAATCCGTGGGTACGGCAATTCCTGAGCCGGGACGGTTTGAAACGGGATTTAAATTGA
- a CDS encoding MlaD family protein, whose protein sequence is MAQISRFKLGLFVLGGLAVLLATMFFLGLSDLFKTRARITTLFSESVQGLAVGSPVKYKGVPIGNVSTIAIQVNDKLIRVDMEIELSAFIDSKPLQRRSTESLKSFYEFFDRERSSGLRARLEYAGITGLKYIEFDYFDPSNTQDIIKQPPDLAAGQFYLPSTPSTFTDLLGMFSTSLNRISQVDFVGISNELKRGLGEATALLSDPDLKVIVQRIESISNNLERSSGALARTLTEERLRTFSEQLETAVNNINTLINDVNEQLAQANVAGTASAFREAAGSVTQAGNDIRGVVGSADETMSTLEVSLQKLNRALDAVTELMSYLNDDPSAMLRGKRQPPMEFKRQ, encoded by the coding sequence ATGGCGCAGATAAGCAGATTCAAACTCGGGTTGTTCGTCCTCGGCGGGCTGGCGGTGCTGCTGGCGACGATGTTCTTTTTGGGCTTGTCCGATCTCTTTAAGACGCGGGCCCGCATCACCACGCTGTTCAGCGAGTCGGTGCAGGGCCTGGCGGTGGGGTCGCCGGTCAAATACAAAGGCGTGCCGATCGGCAACGTTTCGACCATCGCCATCCAGGTCAACGACAAATTGATCCGGGTGGACATGGAAATCGAGCTGTCGGCATTCATCGACTCGAAACCGCTGCAGCGGCGTTCGACCGAGAGCCTCAAAAGTTTCTATGAATTTTTCGACCGCGAACGCAGCTCCGGGCTGCGCGCCCGGCTGGAATACGCCGGCATCACCGGCCTGAAATACATCGAATTCGATTATTTCGATCCGAGCAATACTCAGGACATCATCAAACAGCCGCCGGATCTCGCCGCCGGCCAGTTTTATCTGCCGTCGACGCCGTCGACCTTCACCGATCTGCTGGGCATGTTCAGCACCTCGTTGAACCGGATTTCCCAGGTCGATTTCGTCGGCATTTCCAATGAATTGAAACGCGGGCTCGGCGAAGCGACGGCGCTGCTGTCCGATCCGGATTTGAAAGTGATCGTCCAGCGCATCGAGAGCATCAGCAACAACCTGGAACGGAGCTCCGGCGCGTTGGCCCGGACGCTGACCGAAGAGCGCCTGCGGACTTTCAGCGAACAACTGGAGACCGCAGTGAACAACATCAATACGCTGATCAACGATGTCAACGAACAACTTGCCCAGGCCAATGTGGCCGGGACCGCATCGGCGTTCCGCGAGGCCGCCGGCAGCGTCACCCAGGCCGGCAACGATATCCGCGGCGTGGTCGGCAGCGCCGATGAGACGATGTCGACGCTGGAGGTGTCGCTGCAGAAATTGAACCGGGCGTTGGATGCGGTTACCGAGTTGATGTCCTACCTCAACGACGACCCGAGTGCCATGCTGCGGGGCAAGCGCCAGCCGCCGATGGAATTCAAGCGGCAATAG
- a CDS encoding redox-sensing transcriptional repressor Rex: MGNIKVQKMPSIRRMPTYLHKLSEMRKAGIDIVATPQLAKYMNLEAIVVRKDLALTGVTGQPGVGYKVKELIDAIKTFLRWDNTSEAVLIGVGSLGSALLGYDGFEEYGLRIIAAFDADPAKVGTEIHGREIFAADRIEELVRRLQVSMGIICVPAPCAQKVADQLVAGGVKGIWNFANVSLKVPDEVVVQREVIAGGLAVLSVKLARRGEPGGPVRG; encoded by the coding sequence ATGGGTAATATCAAAGTGCAGAAAATGCCGTCGATTCGGCGGATGCCGACTTATTTGCATAAGTTATCCGAAATGCGCAAAGCCGGCATCGATATCGTCGCGACTCCGCAACTGGCCAAATATATGAATCTGGAGGCGATTGTCGTCCGCAAGGATCTGGCATTGACCGGTGTCACCGGCCAGCCCGGTGTCGGTTATAAGGTCAAGGAGTTGATCGATGCGATCAAGACTTTCCTGCGTTGGGACAACACCTCCGAAGCGGTGTTGATCGGTGTCGGGTCGCTGGGCAGCGCGCTGCTGGGATACGATGGTTTTGAAGAATATGGCCTGCGGATTATCGCGGCGTTCGATGCCGATCCGGCCAAGGTCGGTACCGAAATCCATGGACGGGAAATTTTTGCCGCCGACCGGATCGAAGAACTGGTCAGGCGGCTGCAGGTCTCGATGGGCATCATCTGCGTTCCGGCCCCCTGCGCGCAGAAGGTGGCCGACCAATTGGTGGCCGGCGGCGTCAAAGGCATCTGGAATTTCGCCAACGTCAGTTTGAAAGTGCCGGATGAGGTGGTCGTACAGCGCGAAGTCATCGCCGGCGGGCTGGCGGTGCTGTCGGTCAAACTGGCCCGCCGCGGCGAGCCGGGCGGACCGGTGCGGGGCTGA
- a CDS encoding NAD(P)H-dependent oxidoreductase subunit E has product MASHLSAVDRILEEHGYDASKLIPILQAVQEEYKFLSKDMISYVATSLGVPPSRVYGVATFYAHFSMKPKGKYLIKLCDGTACHVKKSHSVLNALLEKLHLSDEKRTTDDMLFTVETVSCLGACGLAPVMLVNDEVHGQITPEQAVELVDGILTVEKDAAH; this is encoded by the coding sequence ATGGCGTCGCATTTGTCAGCGGTGGACCGTATCCTGGAAGAACACGGTTACGACGCGAGCAAATTGATCCCGATCCTGCAGGCGGTGCAGGAAGAGTACAAATTTCTGTCGAAAGACATGATCAGTTACGTGGCGACGAGCCTGGGCGTCCCGCCGTCGCGCGTGTATGGAGTTGCGACGTTTTACGCGCACTTTTCGATGAAGCCGAAGGGGAAATATCTGATCAAGCTGTGCGACGGGACGGCGTGTCACGTGAAGAAATCGCACAGTGTGCTGAACGCGCTGCTGGAGAAGCTGCATCTGAGCGACGAAAAGCGGACGACCGACGACATGCTGTTCACGGTGGAGACGGTGAGCTGTCTGGGAGCGTGCGGCCTGGCGCCGGTGATGCTGGTGAACGATGAAGTGCACGGGCAGATCACGCCGGAGCAGGCGGTCGAGCTGGTCGACGGGATACTGACCGTCGAAAAAGACGCCGCCCATTAA
- the hisB gene encoding imidazoleglycerol-phosphate dehydratase HisB produces MNAVRCAEWKRTTLETDIFAEINLDGSGQSDVHTGIGFLDHMLTLFAKHGFFDLKVSVKGDLEVDYHHTMEDLGLVLGNLIRQAAGDKAGIRRYGSFLLPMDETLVQIALDLSGRPCLVYDVPSPAPRLKDIDVRLFREFFQALVNQCGLNLHIHLVCGDEVHHVFEAIFKGFAKALDQATGYDPRIQGVLSTKGVLD; encoded by the coding sequence ATGAATGCCGTGCGCTGCGCCGAATGGAAACGCACCACGCTGGAAACCGATATTTTTGCCGAAATCAATTTGGACGGCAGCGGTCAAAGCGATGTGCACACCGGCATCGGTTTTCTCGATCACATGTTGACATTGTTCGCCAAACATGGCTTTTTCGATTTGAAGGTCAGCGTCAAAGGCGACCTGGAGGTCGATTATCATCACACGATGGAGGATCTGGGCCTGGTCCTGGGCAACCTCATCCGCCAGGCGGCCGGCGATAAGGCCGGAATCCGCCGCTACGGCAGTTTCCTGCTGCCGATGGACGAGACCCTGGTGCAGATCGCGCTGGATTTGTCCGGGCGGCCCTGCCTGGTTTACGACGTGCCGTCCCCGGCGCCGCGGCTGAAGGATATCGATGTCCGGCTGTTCCGGGAATTTTTTCAGGCCCTGGTCAACCAGTGCGGCTTGAATCTTCACATCCATCTGGTTTGCGGCGATGAAGTCCACCACGTCTTCGAGGCGATTTTCAAAGGATTCGCCAAAGCGCTGGACCAGGCGACCGGATACGATCCGCGCATTCAGGGCGTGTTGTCGACCAAGGGAGTGCTCGATTGA